The Paenibacillus uliginis N3/975 genome has a window encoding:
- a CDS encoding TetR family transcriptional regulator C-terminal domain-containing protein, whose protein sequence is MHFQSRKGLFKYLLEEWYRGWEEQWEENMQLYKTIEEKLYGLVEHVVAIDLHHP, encoded by the coding sequence TTGCATTTCCAGAGTAGGAAGGGCTTGTTCAAGTATTTACTGGAAGAATGGTATCGAGGGTGGGAAGAACAATGGGAAGAAAATATGCAACTTTACAAAACGATCGAAGAAAAATTGTATGGTTTAGTGGAACATGTGGTTGCCATTGACCTGCACCATCCATAA
- a CDS encoding DUF1259 domain-containing protein, producing MAEVKASPRFKRLCNQFSTILGGTEHEITKGPVCFVSRNRRVNASILGRRTTSPLIRYQLFSFESLDSSGRALCLGETALFQNQVNRLLSNLRNNGIKVTAVHNHWLFENPRLMYVHWESLDDPIAFARKVKRSISFLG from the coding sequence ATGGCGGAAGTAAAAGCAAGTCCTCGCTTTAAAAGACTATGTAATCAATTCTCGACCATTTTAGGTGGAACTGAGCATGAAATTACAAAAGGCCCGGTTTGTTTTGTCTCCAGAAATAGGAGAGTAAACGCATCTATTTTAGGCAGACGTACCACGTCTCCTTTGATCCGTTATCAGCTCTTCTCGTTTGAATCACTGGACAGTTCAGGTCGCGCGCTCTGTTTAGGGGAAACGGCACTCTTCCAAAACCAAGTGAATCGATTGCTGTCGAATCTTCGAAATAACGGGATAAAAGTAACGGCTGTCCACAATCACTGGCTGTTTGAGAATCCCCGTCTGATGTATGTTCACTGGGAATCACTCGATGATCCCATAGCATTTGCAAGGAAAGTGAAACGTTCCATCTCATTCTTGGGTTAA
- a CDS encoding YdeI/OmpD-associated family protein has protein sequence MVIDKIVQVHTRQEWREWLSYYHSTEDYCWLITKDHNSVSYLDFVEEALCFGWIDSTRKKVDDTQTAQRFSPRKKRSTWSELNKERVRRLDKLGFMTEAGNKVLPDMNAESFIIHKDILAQLRQDEALYHNFQALPELYVRVKIDNIQSVRNDATLYHNRLTKFIEHTRINKMYGQWNDNGRLLGY, from the coding sequence ATGGTAATAGATAAAATAGTACAAGTTCACACTCGACAAGAGTGGCGAGAGTGGCTAAGTTACTATCACAGTACAGAAGATTATTGTTGGTTAATAACTAAAGATCATAATTCCGTAAGTTACTTAGATTTTGTTGAAGAAGCCCTGTGTTTTGGCTGGATTGATAGCACACGTAAAAAAGTGGATGACACTCAAACGGCGCAACGATTCTCACCCAGGAAAAAAAGGAGTACCTGGTCAGAGCTCAATAAAGAACGTGTCCGACGGTTAGATAAATTAGGCTTCATGACAGAAGCAGGAAATAAAGTATTGCCCGATATGAACGCCGAATCTTTTATAATTCATAAAGATATCTTAGCGCAATTGCGTCAGGATGAAGCGCTCTATCACAATTTTCAAGCCTTGCCTGAACTATATGTTAGAGTCAAGATTGACAATATCCAGTCAGTGCGGAACGATGCAACCTTGTATCATAATCGATTGACAAAGTTTATTGAACATACCCGTATAAATAAAATGTATGGACAATGGAATGATAATGGTCGTCTTTTAGGGTATTAA
- a CDS encoding class I SAM-dependent methyltransferase, translating into MDKNSVYKTNSFYWDTKGNDFLGAIVLPFYGAFVSEEKCQLFGDVSGKKMLEIGCGNGQSLQYQGERKASELWAVDISEKQIEKATQHLKACGLSAKLICSPMEEECGIPVDYFDFVYSIYAIGWTTDLEGTFCRIASYLKKDGVFIFSWSHPIHKCVVAENNMLAFKKCYFDESWYSVSLDEGALTLSDRKLSTYVNALAKAGFVIEQLIEQSDDEIMQSRDDNSDFAKKAKMLPVTFVVKARKL; encoded by the coding sequence ATGGACAAGAATTCTGTTTATAAAACAAACAGCTTCTATTGGGATACAAAAGGAAATGACTTCTTAGGAGCAATCGTGCTTCCTTTTTATGGAGCATTTGTCTCAGAAGAAAAATGCCAGCTTTTTGGCGATGTCTCAGGGAAAAAGATGCTGGAGATAGGCTGTGGAAACGGTCAATCCTTGCAATATCAGGGGGAACGCAAAGCATCTGAACTATGGGCTGTGGATATATCAGAAAAACAAATCGAAAAGGCAACGCAACATTTGAAGGCATGCGGTCTTTCAGCAAAATTGATCTGTTCTCCCATGGAAGAAGAATGTGGCATACCAGTGGATTATTTTGACTTTGTTTATTCGATTTATGCCATAGGCTGGACCACCGACCTTGAGGGTACTTTTTGCCGGATCGCTTCTTACCTTAAAAAAGACGGTGTATTTATTTTCAGTTGGTCTCACCCTATACACAAATGTGTTGTTGCAGAAAATAATATGCTTGCTTTTAAAAAATGTTATTTCGATGAATCTTGGTATTCGGTATCTCTTGATGAAGGTGCGCTAACATTATCGGATCGTAAACTATCAACCTATGTGAATGCGTTGGCAAAAGCAGGATTTGTAATTGAGCAACTGATTGAGCAATCTGATGATGAAATTATGCAATCGCGGGACGATAACAGCGATTTTGCAAAAAAAGCAAAGATGCTTCCTGTAACTTTTGTAGTCAAAGCAAGAAAACTATAG
- a CDS encoding AAA family ATPase codes for MIYLRSFKLSDYTDRNPNIYPDYVFKHVAGEVLLFDRITVLYGNNGSGKSTLLNVISNKLGISGAERMTSYGHSIYAQRFLDLSSYQLGHDEQEHEIRQLPEGSRYMKSEDILYEIKKIQQSSVLREGIMYEQINKGMSKAQAAQYEASYAFKKKLENIQFSQEKYSNGETSMQFFEEYLLPGQLYLLDEPETSLSPANQIRMAEQINELARYFDSQFIIATHSPFVLGTLHAKIYNLDAKPLQTAEWFELDNVQFFYQSFNKHKQLFERE; via the coding sequence ATGATTTATTTAAGAAGCTTTAAGCTTTCTGATTATACGGATCGAAATCCCAACATATACCCTGATTATGTATTTAAGCACGTGGCTGGAGAGGTGCTTTTGTTTGATCGAATTACTGTGTTGTATGGCAATAACGGTAGCGGAAAATCCACTTTACTCAATGTAATTTCCAACAAGCTAGGAATCTCGGGGGCTGAAAGAATGACAAGCTATGGGCATAGTATTTATGCTCAGCGATTCCTTGATTTGAGTAGCTATCAGCTTGGGCATGATGAGCAAGAGCATGAAATCAGGCAACTTCCAGAAGGAAGCCGATATATGAAATCAGAGGATATTTTATATGAGATCAAGAAGATACAGCAATCTTCCGTGCTGCGTGAGGGAATAATGTATGAGCAGATTAACAAAGGGATGAGCAAGGCTCAGGCAGCACAATATGAAGCTTCGTATGCGTTTAAGAAGAAGCTGGAGAACATTCAATTTTCACAAGAAAAATACTCTAATGGAGAAACGTCCATGCAGTTTTTTGAGGAATATCTGCTACCAGGGCAATTGTATTTATTGGACGAGCCGGAAACGTCACTTTCTCCTGCTAATCAAATAAGAATGGCAGAACAAATAAATGAGCTGGCACGATATTTTGATAGTCAATTTATTATTGCCACTCATTCTCCCTTTGTTTTAGGCACGTTACATGCAAAAATTTATAATCTGGATGCCAAGCCTCTTCAAACAGCAGAATGGTTTGAACTAGACAATGTACAATTTTTTTATCAATCTTTCAATAAGCATAAGCAATTGTTTGAAAGAGAGTAG
- the gltX gene encoding glutamate--tRNA ligase yields the protein MSNENMAELLFPNVGQLPTDIYSLYPLRNLSTSAMVTRFAPSPTGSLNIGGLYATLISERLAHQSNGVFFLRIEDTDKKREIKGSIENIINSLLYFGIHFDEGPTLSGDDKGAYGPYKQSSRIQIYKVFIKHLVRTGLAYPCFCDTDDLQKIRISQQNLKVTTGYYGQWAKHRDISFQQAKEEILNGKPFVIRLRSSGSSDRRIMYNDLVKGPIELPENDQDIVIMKTDGLPTYHFAHAIDDYLMGTTHVIRGDEWLSSVPTHIQLFETLGFRIPEYGHIAPIMKQVGASKRKFSKRKDLDGTAEYYKEQGYPGVAIGEYFMNLINSDFEEWRMANPHKSFRDFFIYTDKMNVSGALLDMNKLGDISKDVISRLTGKQVFDHLYTWSKEFDSELYTLIDKNKEYTVNILNIGRTIEKPRKDYSKWSDVKTMIAFFYDEWFKKDVLSGYKLPTNVSFDVAKEIVLGFSKTYRFNNEKEAWFHEIKELAEELGFAKDMKQYKANPNSYKGHVGDVAMVIRRALTNRTNTPDLFDIMKVMGENRVFERMQRFIRI from the coding sequence ATGTCAAATGAGAACATGGCAGAACTGTTATTCCCGAATGTTGGGCAGTTACCGACTGATATTTATTCACTTTATCCGCTAAGAAATTTGTCTACATCTGCTATGGTGACACGTTTTGCACCGAGCCCAACGGGTTCATTGAATATTGGTGGGCTTTACGCAACTTTAATATCGGAAAGATTAGCCCACCAAAGTAATGGAGTCTTTTTCCTGCGTATCGAAGACACAGATAAAAAACGCGAAATAAAAGGCAGCATCGAAAACATTATCAATTCATTGTTATACTTCGGGATTCATTTTGATGAGGGACCTACCTTATCAGGTGACGATAAGGGTGCTTACGGACCCTATAAACAAAGCTCACGAATACAAATCTATAAGGTATTTATTAAGCACTTAGTGCGAACAGGATTAGCATATCCTTGCTTCTGTGATACGGACGATTTACAAAAGATAAGAATAAGCCAGCAGAACTTAAAAGTAACAACAGGTTATTATGGTCAATGGGCTAAACATCGAGATATTTCTTTTCAACAAGCCAAAGAAGAGATTTTGAATGGTAAACCGTTTGTTATTAGACTTAGATCTTCAGGGTCATCAGACAGGAGAATAATGTACAATGATTTGGTGAAAGGTCCGATTGAGTTACCTGAAAATGACCAAGATATTGTTATAATGAAAACGGATGGTTTACCAACATACCACTTTGCTCATGCCATAGATGATTATCTGATGGGTACAACCCATGTCATTAGGGGCGATGAATGGCTTTCATCTGTGCCTACCCATATTCAGTTGTTTGAAACCTTAGGTTTTAGAATACCGGAATATGGACATATTGCTCCAATAATGAAGCAAGTCGGAGCTTCTAAACGGAAATTCAGTAAACGTAAGGATCTTGATGGTACCGCTGAATATTACAAAGAACAAGGATACCCAGGAGTAGCTATAGGTGAATACTTCATGAATCTCATCAATTCTGACTTTGAAGAATGGAGGATGGCAAACCCTCATAAATCATTTAGAGACTTTTTTATCTATACTGATAAAATGAATGTCAGTGGTGCCTTATTAGACATGAATAAACTGGGTGACATCAGCAAGGATGTTATCTCAAGGCTCACGGGTAAACAAGTATTTGACCATTTATACACTTGGTCAAAGGAATTTGATTCTGAGCTATATACTTTAATTGACAAGAATAAGGAATACACTGTAAACATTCTAAATATAGGTCGAACGATTGAGAAACCAAGAAAAGATTATTCAAAGTGGTCAGATGTGAAGACAATGATTGCTTTCTTTTATGACGAATGGTTTAAAAAGGATGTATTGAGTGGCTATAAGTTACCTACAAATGTAAGTTTTGATGTTGCGAAAGAAATTGTATTAGGTTTCAGCAAAACTTATAGGTTTAATAATGAAAAGGAAGCTTGGTTCCATGAAATTAAAGAACTTGCTGAGGAACTCGGATTTGCAAAGGATATGAAGCAATATAAAGCCAACCCTAACAGTTACAAGGGGCATGTTGGTGATGTAGCAATGGTAATTAGGCGCGCTCTAACTAACAGAACCAATACACCTGATTTGTTTGATATTATGAAAGTAATGGGCGAAAATAGGGTTTTTGAACGAATGCAGAGATTTATAAGGATTTAA
- a CDS encoding DUF1259 domain-containing protein, whose product MAEQVKVSPQFKRLCTQFGRILGGESEIEEGPVCFVTRMTNLRESILGRRTRSPLVQMQMFSFESLDKSGRALCLGETAVHQNQANRLMSNLRKRGIKVTALHNHWLKEQPRLMYMHWESIDNPVAFARKTKESIAFLG is encoded by the coding sequence ATGGCTGAACAAGTTAAGGTGAGCCCACAATTCAAAAGGCTCTGCACCCAATTTGGAAGAATCCTAGGCGGCGAATCGGAAATTGAAGAAGGTCCGGTTTGTTTTGTCACGCGGATGACGAACTTAAGGGAGTCGATCTTAGGAAGAAGAACGCGTTCCCCTTTGGTTCAAATGCAAATGTTTTCGTTTGAATCGCTTGATAAGTCGGGCCGCGCGCTTTGTTTGGGTGAGACTGCCGTACATCAAAACCAGGCTAATCGCTTAATGTCGAATCTCCGTAAACGTGGGATAAAAGTAACAGCGCTTCATAATCACTGGCTAAAAGAACAGCCTCGTTTAATGTATATGCATTGGGAATCGATTGACAATCCTGTTGCGTTTGCCAGAAAAACAAAAGAATCCATTGCATTCTTGGGTTAA
- a CDS encoding GNAT family N-acetyltransferase has protein sequence MITLRKITLENRRAIFNLEVFEEQRRFVASNLSSVASCYVLATNGGHPFPFAIYSDGQPVGFVMLTYGITGYDLPSIAHDSYCIVRLMIDKHHQNRGYGREAMKKILEFTRTFPAGPAHYCWISYKADNLPAKKLYESFGFRDNGEILGDELITVLPL, from the coding sequence ATGATTACGCTCAGAAAAATAACGCTGGAAAACCGACGCGCTATATTTAACTTGGAAGTATTCGAAGAACAACGGCGCTTCGTTGCGTCCAATCTGTCAAGCGTGGCTTCGTGCTATGTCCTTGCAACCAATGGGGGACATCCATTTCCGTTTGCCATTTACTCGGATGGGCAGCCGGTCGGTTTTGTTATGTTGACTTATGGAATTACCGGGTACGACCTCCCGTCAATCGCACACGACAGCTATTGTATCGTACGACTGATGATTGACAAGCACCACCAGAACCGGGGATACGGTCGGGAAGCCATGAAAAAAATCTTGGAATTTACCCGCACCTTTCCGGCTGGGCCTGCACATTATTGCTGGATTTCTTATAAGGCAGATAACTTACCCGCCAAAAAACTTTATGAAAGCTTCGGATTCCGTGACAACGGCGAAATCTTAGGAGACGAGCTAATCACCGTATTGCCACTCTGA
- a CDS encoding GNAT family N-acetyltransferase, translating to MFSFGLGVHRGYRNNGYASEATRIIMRYGFYELRMQKCNSSCVEINEASLKFHKNLGFIEEGRRRRIIYMDGKFYDNILLGITREEFDEIESEYSKIKHQ from the coding sequence GTGTTTAGTTTTGGCTTGGGAGTGCACAGAGGTTATAGGAACAATGGATACGCATCAGAAGCAACAAGAATTATTATGCGATATGGCTTCTATGAATTACGGATGCAAAAATGCAATTCCAGCTGTGTTGAAATAAACGAAGCATCACTTAAATTCCATAAAAATCTTGGATTCATTGAAGAAGGACGAAGAAGAAGAATTATTTATATGGATGGAAAATTTTATGATAATATTTTGTTGGGGATAACAAGAGAAGAATTTGATGAAATAGAAAGTGAGTATAGCAAGATTAAACATCAATAA
- a CDS encoding response regulator: MAKLEPITILIVDDHAIVRHGLCALFTIQPDCLVVGEADSGENAVRLAAELVPDVVLMDLVMPGIDGVETTKLVKQISPRSHVIVLTSFHEDQHIFPALRAGALSYVLKDIDPGQLVETVRRAVHGESMIHPRVAARVVQELRVTERADSNPFAELSERELEVLRLIAGGLSNAEIAAKLIISEKTVKGHVSNILGKLHMLDRTKAAVFAWEKGLMRPD, from the coding sequence ATGGCAAAGTTGGAGCCGATCACGATTCTCATTGTCGATGATCATGCGATTGTAAGACATGGCTTGTGTGCGTTATTCACAATTCAACCGGACTGTCTGGTGGTCGGCGAAGCCGATTCGGGAGAGAACGCTGTGCGATTGGCTGCGGAGCTTGTGCCCGATGTTGTGCTTATGGATTTGGTGATGCCCGGTATCGATGGCGTAGAGACGACGAAGCTCGTGAAACAAATCAGTCCGCGATCGCACGTGATCGTGCTGACTTCGTTTCATGAGGATCAGCACATCTTTCCGGCTTTGCGTGCCGGAGCGCTTTCCTATGTGCTCAAAGATATCGACCCCGGCCAATTGGTTGAGACGGTGCGCAGGGCCGTACATGGTGAATCGATGATACATCCGCGTGTAGCTGCGCGCGTTGTCCAGGAGCTTCGAGTCACGGAACGGGCGGATTCCAACCCGTTCGCCGAGTTGAGCGAACGCGAACTCGAAGTGCTGCGTCTTATTGCCGGCGGACTTTCGAATGCCGAGATTGCCGCGAAATTAATCATCAGCGAAAAGACAGTTAAAGGCCACGTCAGCAATATACTAGGAAAGCTGCATATGCTGGACCGTACCAAAGCGGCCGTTTTTGCTTGGGAAAAGGGGCTTATGCGGCCGGATTAA
- a CDS encoding alpha/beta fold hydrolase, which yields MRLISIDQRGCLRSDAIEEAESFGLQNLMEDFEIIRKLLSIEKWGLIGHSFGGYLAIEYAIRYPEVINTLVLECPTFDFKELLSSVVKKAEKLYREDGCHEIAERCKMAYSHSLEELDKVFFDISEKRDQVYIRGLDPNFFNEIVNQSDIPQNDWLKQTTFQQKINHEVFSQPNLDKLSSISCPILLIKGKYDPICSEYQTEFIRHVRNSSVKIFNNSAHMPRHEEPELFAETIKNFVDKNISSLS from the coding sequence ATTCGATTAATTTCAATTGATCAAAGAGGATGTCTTCGCTCTGATGCTATTGAAGAGGCAGAAAGTTTCGGCTTGCAAAATCTTATGGAAGATTTTGAGATTATAAGAAAATTACTAAGTATTGAAAAGTGGGGGTTGATTGGTCATTCCTTTGGTGGATATTTAGCAATTGAATATGCTATTCGGTATCCAGAGGTAATTAACACATTAGTCTTAGAGTGTCCGACATTTGATTTTAAAGAATTGCTAAGTTCAGTTGTTAAAAAGGCAGAGAAGTTATATAGGGAAGATGGATGTCATGAAATTGCTGAACGTTGCAAAATGGCGTACTCCCATTCTTTAGAAGAACTTGATAAAGTCTTTTTCGATATTTCTGAAAAACGAGACCAAGTATATATCAGAGGGTTAGACCCTAATTTTTTTAATGAAATTGTTAACCAATCAGATATACCTCAAAATGATTGGTTAAAGCAGACTACTTTTCAACAGAAAATAAATCATGAGGTGTTCAGCCAGCCAAACCTCGACAAGCTTTCAAGTATTAGTTGTCCTATCTTGTTGATAAAAGGAAAATATGATCCGATCTGCAGTGAATATCAAACAGAGTTCATAAGACATGTTAGAAATTCGTCTGTAAAAATATTCAACAACTCTGCTCATATGCCTCGACATGAGGAACCTGAACTTTTTGCAGAAACCATCAAAAATTTCGTTGATAAGAATATCTCATCTCTCAGCTAA
- a CDS encoding YqeG family HAD IIIA-type phosphatase, with protein MPIFKPSQIVRSIYDIDGDALQRAGIKGIIFNWSNTLIPKNSPSASDSMKKWLKDFKSRYAIKLIIVSNSKPPSQGNELVNEIPALFEASKPKKKAFMAALDILGTRKNETAVVGNGIITDLWGGNRLGMYTIFVSPSWTKPRIIGAIKRLVVKVLRV; from the coding sequence ATGCCTATTTTCAAACCTTCACAAATTGTGCGATCAATTTATGACATAGACGGAGACGCGCTGCAACGGGCAGGAATTAAAGGAATAATATTTAATTGGAGTAATACATTAATTCCGAAAAATTCTCCGTCTGCATCGGATTCGATGAAGAAATGGCTGAAAGACTTTAAGTCCCGATATGCGATTAAGCTGATTATCGTCTCGAACAGTAAACCTCCTTCGCAAGGAAACGAGCTGGTTAATGAGATTCCGGCTTTATTCGAAGCGAGTAAACCGAAGAAAAAAGCATTTATGGCTGCTTTGGATATACTCGGAACCCGAAAAAATGAGACAGCGGTTGTCGGCAATGGCATTATTACTGATTTATGGGGTGGAAATCGATTAGGAATGTATACGATTTTTGTTTCTCCTTCATGGACAAAACCTCGGATTATAGGTGCAATAAAACGGTTAGTGGTAAAAGTACTTCGAGTGTAA
- a CDS encoding DUF1579 family protein → MATNNISEPENDNALTPQNPSKPDPAMGRLNVFVGKWNTEGVIKASPSGPADQLIAVDTYEWLPGGYFLIHHVDGHMGKDEVKAIEIIGYDASTQNYTTHSYDNQGNFSAYQANLLDRAWTILGKSERFTGMFSEDSNTLTGSWELSNDGKNWVQWMDIKLTKVI, encoded by the coding sequence ATGGCAACAAACAATATCAGTGAACCAGAGAATGATAATGCCCTTACTCCACAAAATCCGTCTAAACCTGATCCTGCAATGGGACGCTTGAATGTCTTCGTAGGGAAATGGAATACAGAGGGTGTGATTAAAGCGAGTCCGTCCGGGCCAGCTGATCAGTTGATAGCAGTAGATACCTACGAATGGTTGCCTGGGGGTTATTTTCTTATTCATCATGTTGATGGCCATATGGGGAAAGATGAGGTTAAGGCTATTGAGATCATTGGCTATGATGCTTCCACTCAGAATTACACCACACACTCATATGACAACCAAGGCAATTTCAGTGCATACCAAGCGAACCTACTCGACCGTGCCTGGACAATTTTGGGGAAATCGGAGCGATTCACAGGAATGTTTAGTGAAGATAGCAACACCTTAACAGGTAGTTGGGAGCTGTCAAACGACGGTAAGAATTGGGTACAATGGATGGACATCAAGTTGACTAAAGTCATCTAG
- a CDS encoding sensor histidine kinase codes for MQWKLTIYYILTTIVVMLLLEMIVVLGYYLFVNYNTDRILAIQVGSVAQNAAIHFSGPSVNEDNLYQTLKDWPSETGTEFQGYSAAFDPDGRPIAITRETSFEDNTELQMPAEVKQHVQTALTLEPSSVKPMTTYIYKEKSAVYIVAPIANKIAVRGALVVKAEQVRLSSQNLRNFMPNVFSFFGISLIGFIIGAAIVGLTFGIITSRILVGRIQRILISTNRWSQGDFTVSINDPSGDELGQLVHRLNQMAKQLKQLLWSRHDLATMEERNRLARELHDSIKQQMFAVSIWVNTGKSLIGQNEEAARSNLTEAEHLIGQMQRELNALILELRPIALEGKHLSHALEDYVRAWQGQTGIFVNLEASGDQRVSPVIEEAFFRIAQEALSNAARHSRADTVKLRLECGDPVTLVISDNGCGFDVRDAGHGVGLSSMRERVLTLGGQLDIWSDKGKGTTITARCFQKESRGLK; via the coding sequence TTGCAATGGAAATTAACCATATATTATATTCTCACAACGATTGTTGTCATGCTTCTGCTTGAAATGATTGTTGTCCTGGGTTACTACCTTTTCGTCAATTATAATACTGATCGAATACTTGCCATTCAGGTAGGTTCGGTCGCACAAAATGCCGCCATTCATTTTAGCGGACCGTCCGTCAACGAAGATAACCTGTATCAAACATTAAAAGATTGGCCTTCGGAGACGGGAACTGAATTTCAGGGGTATTCTGCGGCCTTCGATCCAGACGGCCGACCGATCGCCATTACAAGAGAAACGTCCTTTGAAGATAACACAGAGCTGCAAATGCCTGCCGAAGTGAAACAGCACGTACAGACCGCATTGACACTGGAGCCTTCTTCGGTGAAACCGATGACCACATACATATATAAGGAAAAGAGCGCTGTGTACATTGTGGCTCCGATTGCCAATAAAATTGCGGTTAGGGGGGCTTTGGTGGTTAAAGCGGAGCAGGTACGCCTCTCTTCTCAAAACCTAAGGAATTTTATGCCCAATGTTTTTTCCTTTTTTGGTATCAGTCTTATAGGTTTCATTATTGGGGCGGCCATTGTCGGCCTCACTTTTGGAATTATTACTTCACGAATTCTGGTGGGCCGGATTCAAAGGATATTGATCTCCACGAATCGATGGAGCCAGGGGGATTTCACCGTATCCATAAACGATCCGTCCGGCGATGAATTGGGGCAGTTGGTTCATCGGCTCAACCAAATGGCAAAGCAGCTAAAGCAACTGCTCTGGTCACGGCACGATTTGGCGACGATGGAAGAGCGTAATCGCCTGGCCCGGGAACTTCACGATAGCATCAAGCAGCAGATGTTTGCGGTCTCGATCTGGGTCAATACCGGGAAATCCTTGATCGGACAGAATGAGGAGGCCGCCAGGTCGAATTTGACAGAGGCAGAGCATTTGATCGGTCAAATGCAGAGGGAGCTGAACGCCCTTATACTGGAATTGCGCCCGATAGCCTTGGAAGGGAAGCATCTTTCGCATGCACTAGAAGATTATGTGCGCGCCTGGCAGGGGCAAACCGGAATTTTCGTAAATTTAGAAGCAAGCGGCGACCAGCGGGTGTCTCCCGTCATTGAAGAAGCCTTCTTTCGAATTGCGCAGGAGGCATTGTCAAATGCTGCCCGGCACAGCCGGGCAGATACAGTCAAACTCCGTCTGGAATGCGGCGATCCTGTGACGCTAGTGATTAGCGATAATGGCTGCGGTTTTGACGTTAGGGACGCAGGTCATGGTGTTGGACTCTCCTCCATGCGCGAGCGTGTGCTCACGTTGGGCGGGCAGCTCGATATCTGGAGCGATAAGGGAAAAGGCACGACAATAACGGCCCGCTGCTTCCAGAAAGAGTCAAGAGGATTGAAATGA
- a CDS encoding VOC family protein codes for MSAKQTLRGFATISYWADDMEAAKAWYSELLGSAPYFERLGPDGQLAYAEFRLGDYQQELGLIDRRFAPARATAGPGGALMYWHVDDIEATLNNLKAKGAEEYKPLVHRGEGFITASVTDPFGNVLGIMYNQHYLEMLNSRIQG; via the coding sequence GTGAGCGCAAAACAAACATTACGAGGATTTGCGACCATAAGTTACTGGGCAGATGATATGGAGGCGGCAAAGGCCTGGTACTCGGAGCTGCTGGGCAGTGCGCCTTACTTCGAACGCTTAGGACCAGATGGTCAACTAGCTTATGCCGAGTTTCGCCTTGGAGACTACCAGCAAGAACTGGGTCTGATCGATCGCCGTTTTGCTCCTGCGCGTGCAACGGCTGGCCCCGGTGGTGCCCTCATGTACTGGCATGTTGATGATATAGAAGCCACACTTAACAATTTGAAGGCCAAGGGAGCGGAAGAGTACAAACCGCTCGTACATCGTGGGGAGGGATTCATCACGGCTTCCGTCACGGATCCATTTGGTAACGTGCTGGGTATTATGTACAATCAGCACTATTTGGAGATGCTGAATTCCAGAATTCAGGGGTGA